In one Oncorhynchus nerka isolate Pitt River linkage group LG7, Oner_Uvic_2.0, whole genome shotgun sequence genomic region, the following are encoded:
- the LOC115132878 gene encoding probable C->U-editing enzyme APOBEC-2 → MADNHPGWLSVKKREKKGESKPLEEEQEKEKVLKTGYQVVKTGYQHQPGEVRKKEGGGEKTGGTEEITEVAEGGVENGEFETIELPPWEIVTGEQMSPFYFKFQFRNVEYSSGRNKTLLCYRVETPEGTTDPLQGYMEDEHATTHVEEAFFTRVLPHYDSSLEYEVRWYVSSSPCAACFTKMANVLRLRKNLRLYLLMSRLFLWEEPEIKVGLRCLASLGVRIRMMKPSDFLSVWETFVEKEEDMTFNPWEDCQDNYQYYQYRLNTILK, encoded by the exons ATGGCTGACAACCACCCAGGCTGGCTTTCAgtgaagaagagggagaagaaaggagagagcaaACCactggaggaggagcaggagaaggagaaagtgTTGAAGACAGGATACCAAGTTGTGAAGACGGGATACCAACACCAACCAGGGGAGGTGAGGAAGAAGGAGGGAGGCGGAGAGAAGACAGGTGGAACGGAAGAGATAACAGAGGTAGCAGAAGGAGGAGTGGAAAATGGAGAGTTTGAAACCATCGAGCTGCCACCATGGGAGATCGTCACTGG GGAGCAGATGAGTCCGTTCTACTTTAAGTTCCAATTCCGGAACGTTGAGTATTCATCTGGTCGTAATAAGACGTTGCTATGTTACCGCGTGGAGACTCCGGAGGGCACCACTGATCCACtacagggatacatggaggacGAACACGCCACCACACACGTAGAGGAGGCCTTCTTCACACGG GTCCTCCCCCACTATGACTCCTCCCTGGAATACGAGGTCCGGTGGTACGTATCTTCCAGTCCCTGTGCAGCCTGCTTCACCAAGATGGCCAATGTCCTCAGACTGAGAAAGAATCTCCGCCTCTACCTCCTCATGTCCCGCCTCTTCCTGTGGGAGGAGCCTGAGATAAAG GTGGGCCTGCGGTGCCTGGCGTCACTGGGTGTGAGGATAAGGATGATGAAGCCGTCTGACTTCTTGTCTGTCTGGGAAACGTttgtagagaaggaggaggacatGACCTTTAACCCCTGGGAGGACTGTCAGGACAACTACCAATACTACCAGTACAGACTCAACACCATCCTCAAGTAA